The genomic region TAATCCTAATACTACATTTAGGAAGATGAATTTGGGGAAAGTGTATTTGGATTCATTTGTTATATAAATTGTGAGGGTGAAGGCAAAcattatgtaaaaaataacAGAATAACTGAATAATACTTGTAATTgaagttttcatttttcttcaggTTCATgagaagaattttttttttccttgccTTCGCATCACTCATTTCTCTACAACAAAGTCACTCCTATTCTAAGAAGATGGCAAGTACAAAGGTTCGAGAAGAAAGaacatataaataaatcaataagtATACAGCAGTAAGACTATGGAATACAACTGCAGAACCCAGTACTTCAGTAAATCAAGTGCCCTTGCACCAAAAAGATATTGACAGTTTCAGTCAGTTTGCAATCTAAAAGGTACAAAtattataaacataaaaatgaagGAAACAAATCCAAGAAAGACAAGCAATCCAAAAGATACCTGAAGATGCCGAATTAAAGGCAGTCCAACTCTCTGCCTCTTCTGTCGCCAATGCTCATAGATCGGTCTGATTACTTTCATGGACCCAACTCCAGCCATGAGCTCTTGTATTTCATCAGAATTAAACTGATCACACTGTTGAGTATAGGCAGCCTTCTCAAAAATGTCCATTGTCTTCTCAAACAATTCATCAGAAAATTCCAATGAGCAGCTGCTAACATCACTTTCTGAAGATCTGCGAATTCTTGAAATCCACTGTTCATCATCACTATCCATGTCATATAAAACATGGGATGGATCCAAAGCCATCTCAACATCCGTTTCAACCTGCCGCAAGTATTTGGAAGAACTGCGAAAAAATGTCACTTCTGCATTTTCATCATATTCCTCTATCAAGCGAACCCCTGGAATAGGAATGTTCTTAACTGAAGCAGCACGAATGTTACGATTGTAGCACTCTTCATGCATCTCCTTAAAAAGAGCCCACTGGCTCCTGTCAGTGAACTCCAAGATCCAATCCTTTCCTCCTTTCCACATCATAGCATGCGTATAACGATTGGTAGACCCAGGCTGCAGGAACTGATGTGCCTTGTGAGAGTACCTCGTAGACCCTGAAACTTTCACAGCCAGCTTCCATTCATTATGATCAAAAAGCTCTAGCGCAACCTGTGCTCCACATTCTCTCCATCCTCTGTCACCAAGAGTAATTAGTAAATTTGCATCACAAGATAATAACTCCAAGTTTTTTTGGGAACCTCTAGAAACATCAGAAGACCTCTTCTCATTAGCCCTCCTAATTCGCTTGTGAGGAGGACCTCTCTGGTGGTGGCCTTTATTTTTTGAGCTGTAATCTAAACCTCCAAAGGGCATTGAGTATGATACCTGGGTTCGTGGCTTCTTAGGTCCATTTCCAAAATTATTGTGGAAGAAATCAGCCTTTCCTTCTGACCATCCATGGGCATTATAACCAATCGATGAGGAACTACTTCTATTCCGATGCCATGTACTTCTAGGAGCAGTAGGATTAGGGCTTGGGATAATGCCACCATTCATATTCCAAGTCAAATCACTAGACTGTTGAGTACCGGGTAATTCGCCATCAATATGATTTTCATATTGATCAAAGGATGGAATCTCGACCCTAATATCATTCAAAACGGAATTAGACCCTGCATTGTTCCTATCACCATCAACTAGTGACTTTGATGATGAAACAAGTTGCTCAGACTCTGAATGGGCACATTGTTGCTTCTGTAATGGAACAATAGCGGTGGCTCCAACTTCTTCAGGTTCATGAGAGCTGGCAAAAGTTCCATCAATAGTTTGATCACCATTTTCATACTTCTGTGAGGACTTTTTCCAATGTTCATCACCACAAACAGAGAGATCAAGAGTTGTTAACTCAGTGTCAGAAGCAGCATCCTTTGATGAAGCCTTCAGATTTTTCTCTACACTACTACTGTCAAACCTTTTGTCCACACAGTCCTCTCTATTAGAACTGTCATCCACCATCAAATCGCCAGAGCTTCCTAGCTGCTCATTGGAGTCATGATCCTGAAAGCTGATGCGAGCAACACTATGTTCCATAAGTAGCTTAAGATGCAAACTAAGAAAGAAAGTAGGTGCAGCACCAAAAGAAAGGGCAAACAGAGGAAGATTTCTGTGCTTCTTCTCAGAACTGGAAGTAAATTGGCCAACTTTCAGAAAACTAGATTCTCTGGAGACACCCATAAGGCTGATACCCTGCCTATACCTTCTCCTCCTTAAACCCTGGTCAATGGCAAGcaaatttcataataattaACAACAGCCATCTAACAAAAGAAAGACATTAGATATCCAACTACAGAGCAATGCCAAAAACTCTCCAGTACCCATTGCTGATGATAAATGGCCACACGGAAGAAAACAACAGCGCCGGAATCTAAAACTAAATAGCATCATTTTGGGGCACAAATTTctcttttcccctttttttcaGGGGCAAGAGCGGTTTTAGGGGGAAATaggaaaagataaaatatgcATTTCCATGAAAAAACTATAATCACAGGTaaaacacataaaaaaaagCACCTTTGAGGTTTCAATAGCAACATAACATGGGAGAGAGGCATACCTCAAGTGATGAGGAGTCTTTGTAAGCAGGAGAACTATGTAGCTGATTAGTTCCATTCTGAAGAGCCTTAATGTTATCATAAGTGCACTCAGACAGAGGTAATTGCCTAGTGATCAGACACTGTCTTTTCAGCTTAGAATCCAAGAACACCCATTTTGAATGCTTCACTTCATGGAAGTTGTAAAATGCAAAGACAATCTGCTTCCTAAAATCTTGAGAGCAAGAAAACTTGAACCTGATTGAAGTTACAGGCAACTGCAGGTCAGCAAACTTCCCCTGCTCAGTAGGTAGATAAAATACCGTCAGGACCCGGAAAACAAAAGCTACAGCCTGTTTCAGGGAACcttcaaacaaaagaaaccTTAGCCCAACTTCATTATCAACAAAAAGGATCTCCAGATGAACCATTGGCCAGATAGTCATCACCGTACCACACTGAAGCAGCAACAAAGTATGAACCAGCGAAAAGCTCTTTGTTCCAAATAAGTTATTTGAGACAGAGAACACAGGGAAGCTCAACCCAAACCTGAATTGTTTTGTACGtaacaaagaaatatttaatcGTAACTGCCCTGCATTATCACTAAACAACAAATCTCCTTCAGGATCCAACCTTCCCAGACAAACATCAAGTTCTCCCAAATCCTGAAATTCATCAACAGAAGCTAGGGAAGTTATAGATTCAGATACACTACTGGCAACACAATTGCCTTCAGAAGCCTGACACAATGCTTTCTCTGTCCTGCGAAACCGCCTTCTAAAATATACGATAGGATGTTTGCTGTCCTTGAGGCAACTGGTGCTACCCAAGGAAGAATCCTCAACCCTAATGCCATCAACTGGTCTGTCTGACAATGCAGAGGCACCAGACAATTCAATTTTGTCCACTCTCAATGAAACCCTGTACAGACAACTGTTTTCATCCACCGCCTCATCACACAACAACGGTTGGCCCGGAGAACTATGAGATGAGGCAGATGTTTTCTGTCTCTTCACAGCACGCAAAGGGCAGGATTTGACACGATGACTAGAGCGTGCCAACCAGGAGATGATTGGCTCTGAATCCATATAGCTCCCATTACCACTGTCATCTTCTGTCACAACATTTCTCTTCTCCTCCCTGTTGGGCTTCAAGTTCCTGATTCTATCATCAGAACACCTCTTTCGCCGGGATCTTTTCCGCTCAGACTTGCTGGGAACTTCACTGGGAAAAAGCAAGAGTTTAAACCTCTCATTCTGTAAATTTATCCACTCCTCATCACGATCATCATATTTTACATGGTGAAGCTTTCTCTCTTTGTCATACTCATTGACAAGGCCATAATACCAACTCTTGTCCAAAGGCCAAAACACCTTGATTCTTCTATTCAACACCCAGGACGCGTCCAAATCTCCAGagtaaatttcataaaaatggCGCCTTTTCCTCGAGTTGCTTTTCTCTTTATGACTTTTCCTTGGTCTCAACACTCTACCAGAAGCATCAACAGATGCAGATTCCGAACCAGAAAAAGTCTTAGACCCAGAACTAGCATTCTGACCAgaagataagagaaaagaaaatccatTCTCAGATGGTGATACAGAGACTTTGCTGTTTGAAGAAAAGCCAGTACAGCTCGGGTCAAACCGTGATGATAACATCCTAGCTGCATTCTCTTCAAGATTCtcttcatcatcttctttAAAATCATCACACGTCTTAACAGAAGAACCAACTAAAATCTCAGCCTTCTTTGCAACGCTTTTACCACCCTTCACCGAATCCTTCCTCTTCCTAGGATTCCTCTgtgatttttttaacaaaGAGTCACCATCATTTACAGCTAGGTAAGCAGCAACACCATCTTCTTCCTTTAAATGCTGAACTAAACTGGACTCACTgtttctattttccttaaaatcatcaataaactTCTTCTGTTTAACCTTGGAAGACTCATTCTGAGTGCCAGAATCTTCACTGGTTAACTTCACTTCCTCCTTAACATCAACAACTGTACTACTAGATCGCCCTGCCAACTTCAACCTTTGACCACCCTCAAACTTGTTCCGCCCCACAAACCCACGTTTACGCCTTGGAATCCTAGTCTCACTGTCACCCAAACTAAGTGAAATGCCATTAGCACCACAaccattttttaatttctgaCTCAAACCCAAATTCTTCAAACTTTCCGAATCATGCAACCCCGAACTGAACCCCCCATTATACACTTCTGTTAAACTCTTGCTACTATTGCTACCATCAACGGTTCTAAAACTACTGAGAGGCAACGCTTTcctacttttctttctcttgttATTATTACTACTCCTCTTCTCATCATCACCTTCTTGTGAACTATCTTTCCTCTTCAAGCTCTTATTTTTAGAAGACTCCTTAGAATCACCAGATTTATACAAACTCTTAAGATCCAAAGATCTTGATTTCCTAGGAATTTCCGCTCCATGAGAGTTTCCTATTCTATTTTCCATCAACAATCCTTCAATCCAAACAGGGAAACCCCAATCCCCCACTTTTCACATTCCCATCACACATTTTTCAGATctgtaaaaccaaaaatacgccaaaaaataaagaaaagagaaaaagatccCTCAAATTTCCCATAAATTAACCGATCAATCCTCAATATCcatatattcaaataattccttcaacaaattaaacaattaacaaAGAAAATCGCAATAAAATTAACTACTTACCTGGATCGGTATATCAAATAACATCAATTTCTCCGCTGAATCGTGAATATCAAGAGTACGAGCGTCGACTAGGGTTTGAATCTAGGGATTTCGAATTGAAACCCTAATAGATTTGTcgatttttgaaattaatttctcgataattttttttttctggaaattcaattttttttcttttttttttaccgtGTGAGACGGGACGAGAGCTAGGGTTTCTTTCGGTTTCACGAGAGTAAGGTTTTAGATACGTggcaaaataacaaaaaaataggcaaaataggaaaaatagaattaataacaaaaaaataaaagaattcctaaaaagtcaaaaaaatgggaaaaatagGAAATACTTATCAGGTTTTTCTATTTTGATACGTGGCGATACATTAACCCTCGGATTTAGAAGTGCGGTGGGGATTTTATACGGATTACTCAAAGCTGCGGGATTCATTAATTGGGCTCGACATTTTCGGGGTAGACGAAGTGATGAGCGAAGGGCCACGATTGGGTAATTGACAGGTGGACGGTAAGGATTTTGAATGAATTTGAGAGATGTGTGGTAGTTAAGCGGCTACATTTTGCTAAAATGGTAAATCtgaaggaaaaaataaaaggttttaTCTCACTTTTCCATTTTCGTATTAGATAATTGACCCTAGTGTTTCTGGAAAATAGCAAAAACGCCATCAAGATTTTAAGTTTGTAGGCGCCATTAAGGAAGTTAGAAAGCCACTCGCTAAAATGGAGCGTAAAGAGAACTCGCTTTAATTGTGAACACGTTGGCAGAAGAATCTGAACACTGCCACGTATCTGTACTTAAAACGGCGAGTTCGTTGTCGTTGCGCCTTGTGCGTGCGAAGGAAGGCAGTGCTAAAAAAAAGCTGGTAACTGCAGAACAGAGTACCAAGTGACGtggtgaaaacaaaaaagttaACAAAATTACGCTTCCATCCTTCAAACTTGCTGTTAATCACAGCTTTGTCCAAAATAAAAGTGTTAACTTCTCCCGccataaaacaaaatcaataaatcatCCACACTGGCATGTTTCGTACTCAATGTTCCACGTTAGCTTCACCTTTGAAATTCCATTGGGTGGACAGTCCATCCCGGCAACTTACTAATTCGTAtaaattgattaattgatAATAATTGTCAATTACAGTCATTATCAATTTCCTAAATGATTAAggatattaaaaatatttttcccaaataacaaataatgaATTCAATATGTTCTATTTTAAAAAGTCACGTGATATTATAtgattgtttttaattataaaaaaatataaaaaattaattttaaatagaaataataaaaaaattctttttaaacaACATAAAAATAGTAAGCTATGAATTAATTGTAGAATATATGAGCAATAGCTTCTTTagagttaatatatatatgcaagagtaccttttaaaatatattaaataaaaagttagTTGAATtcgttttcaaattttttttaaccgaatcaattaaatttaagtgATTTAACCGAACTTTCTAGCTAACTTAATCAACTTAACTGAATTAATCAGtccaaattaatcaaattttttcaattaattcaattttaaccGACTTTTGTTTATCCCTAATTACACGATCATTTTCAAGTaccaacataaaaaaaaattaatttgttgaataaaaaacaatgaaacattatttttaaaaaacaaaaaattagaaaagtaGATTCAAATACATTCTTATATAATATTGCATATTTATTAgaatagtaaataaaataacactATTTAAATCAACACTTTTGTCCCTGCTGATGTGACAAAATTtcattagataaatttaagaataatatctaccaatttatgataaatcaatttattcataaatatgatatttaaaattaaatcaataaaattttaccatATTAAGAGAgccaaataaaatttaaagagctaaatagtaaaagaaattttttttgtttcaatttcactcaaaaaatatatttacttcaataaaaaaatcttttcacaAATCAAAAGCGTTTATATTGATCTTGATCTAAATCTAATGCATTTAATTTCTTCTCTTATTAAAATTCAAGTATATACAACAACAATTTTATTCCTGATAAAGGTCAATTTGATAAAATAGAGTTTCAGATCTCTCCGATTTTCGATTTGAGGTAAAAATTTCCGTCATATCTCTAATTTTTGCttaattaataagaaaatcttgaaaattaagtttttaacctttacatcttaatttttttcccttgGGAATCAAATGTTAGTTTAGGGATTTGTCACGATCCGATACTCCCCTTGAGCTTGTAacaaccgtcgcggtgtcccggtagacactcattgcccgGAATATCAACTCAAAACCCCGTAAgactttactatcagtttctctttcccttgtgagcaaccattgtcaaatatcgtgtcataaaagatttttagctgtttccaactttaaacaaataaaattttaatttttcgtctcacaggggtgttttgatcatttttctcaaaaatttcgaaatgagctaaaatgtaatatatgagagaaatttaaacatttcataatcgaaaataagtttagatatctaaaacaatcatttaaagtgaaattatagctaatgaaataaaataaaaataatgaataaaatattccaatttttcataaaaaaatttttatagaacgctacataaataatttttacagcgtaaaagtaaaataaattcctacatacagtagCACACGTAGCCAGgtattcaaaacatttaacactgacatgtgggcccccaaatGACTAAAAGGAATGaaggctgtgaacctacagtttttgaggatgcaagtccaactgtagccctcaacgaaatgagctatctactgactatcttgagcctgatatgggtggaaatgagggtggtgagattatataatcccagtgagtaaacaaataccatctaaaatatctaaagctgagtaaatggagacagttaaaatagattagcataaaaatgattcacagcatttcgaactcattttaataagataaaataaattcattttacccaaataaacaacgaggcttatgatttcctaaaaagcttggctcgtgccaaaatcattatcatattcagttgtcagggataccttagactagggctatcccaaccgaatccgtcaaggctgttaaaaagtcatgtacgcataaatcatgtttttattttgaaaatatagtcgttccttggcgtttactgagttcaccctcacgtggtggtttggcatgaagtgaactctaaagttttaccttaggagttaccctacgtgcctctccagctgaggtaagaatataccCGAATTTCGTGctcctctaataggctggtccacaaaaccCGCCACTACAATGACCAatctataacccaccaattcaataaaaattcaatagcatgacatggcaattttatcattatccagcctatgaaggcaaacaacagtttatacattttcaacacaaatacccatcTAGCCATttatgcccacattatcatagcCATTCAAttgaaaacataatttacaatacaaCAAGTAGTCTCTAATTACTCCAATTTCAAGTCatctttaaatttcaaaacaatttataaaatcatttcatttaaacacatttttcataaaattatcaaatcagataaaaacatactttagataattaagacgataataaggttactcacagtaatGGAAATCGAGTTCCGAGACTCCGATtgttgatcctcgggtactatctctttacttttgccagaaagttcaccacctagacataatgcacaataagccatttactgcATTTGTACTAAACTGCTATAAAActaattcaggctctatactaacacatgaaatggaatgcgaATTGTTCAGAtcatcgtctaaacacggtgttttacataaattcaattgtgtatctaaataaaatggtattggcctaattcgatctatcacccaattaattggccaatatgtctagtttaactccaaataagtccatttctctcccaatactccaaatcatcaaactcaAGTCAAGTAACATAAAATGTAGCAagatcatcttcacatttcttcttgggaatttcggccatggtgggcgCATGAATACTATGGTTTTTCccacttgatttttacaccataaatcattaattcctaaccaaatcacttgaaataaaatcaagtccACCATCAACACACCATAGGGAAGATTCGACCAATggagggtgatggaagaaaatgaatttttcttgtttgcttttcatgctacacatcactaactaaNNNNNNNNNNNNNNNNNNNNNNNNNNNNNNNNNNNNNNNNNNNNNNNNNNNNNNNNNNNNNNNNNNNNNNNNNNNNNNNNNNNNNNNNNNNNN from Theobroma cacao cultivar B97-61/B2 chromosome 9, Criollo_cocoa_genome_V2, whole genome shotgun sequence harbors:
- the LOC18588928 gene encoding uncharacterized protein LOC18588928, with translation MENRIGNSHGAEIPRKSRSLDLKSLYKSGDSKESSKNKSLKRKDSSQEGDDEKRSSNNNKRKKSRKALPLSSFRTVDGSNSSKSLTEVYNGGFSSGLHDSESLKNLGLSQKLKNGCGANGISLSLGDSETRIPRRKRGFVGRNKFEGGQRLKLAGRSSSTVVDVKEEVKLTSEDSGTQNESSKVKQKKFIDDFKENRNSESSLVQHLKEEDGVAAYLAVNDGDSLLKKSQRNPRKRKDSVKGGKSVAKKAEILVGSSVKTCDDFKEDDEENLEENAARMLSSRFDPSCTGFSSNSKVSVSPSENGFSFLLSSGQNASSGSKTFSGSESASVDASGRVLRPRKSHKEKSNSRKRRHFYEIYSGDLDASWVLNRRIKVFWPLDKSWYYGLVNEYDKERKLHHVKYDDRDEEWINLQNERFKLLLFPSEVPSKSERKRSRRKRCSDDRIRNLKPNREEKRNVVTEDDSGNGSYMDSEPIISWLARSSHRVKSCPLRAVKRQKTSASSHSSPGQPLLCDEAVDENSCLYRVSLRVDKIELSGASALSDRPVDGIRVEDSSLGSTSCLKDSKHPIVYFRRRFRRTEKALCQASEGNCVASSVSESITSLASVDEFQDLGELDVCLGRLDPEGDLLFSDNAGQLRLNISLLRTKQFRFGLSFPVFSVSNNLFGTKSFSLVHTLLLLQCGTVMTIWPMVHLEILFVDNEVGLRFLLFEGSLKQAVAFVFRVLTVFYLPTEQGKFADLQLPVTSIRFKFSCSQDFRKQIVFAFYNFHEVKHSKWVFLDSKLKRQCLITRQLPLSECTYDNIKALQNGTNQLHSSPAYKDSSSLEGLRRRRYRQGISLMGVSRESSFLKVGQFTSSSEKKHRNLPLFALSFGAAPTFFLSLHLKLLMEHSVARISFQDHDSNEQLGSSGDLMVDDSSNREDCVDKRFDSSSVEKNLKASSKDAASDTELTTLDLSVCGDEHWKKSSQKYENGDQTIDGTFASSHEPEEVGATAIVPLQKQQCAHSESEQLVSSSKSLVDGDRNNAGSNSVLNDIRVEIPSFDQYENHIDGELPGTQQSSDLTWNMNGGIIPSPNPTAPRSTWHRNRSSSSSIGYNAHGWSEGKADFFHNNFGNGPKKPRTQVSYSMPFGGLDYSSKNKGHHQRGPPHKRIRRANEKRSSDVSRGSQKNLELLSCDANLLITLGDRGWRECGAQVALELFDHNEWKLAVKVSGSTRYSHKAHQFLQPGSTNRYTHAMMWKGGKDWILEFTDRSQWALFKEMHEECYNRNIRAASVKNIPIPGVRLIEEYDENAEVTFFRSSSKYLRQVETDVEMALDPSHVLYDMDSDDEQWISRIRRSSESDVSSCSLEFSDELFEKTMDIFEKAAYTQQCDQFNSDEIQELMAGVGSMKVIRPIYEHWRQKRQRVGLPLIRHLQPPLWEMYQRQVREWELSMSKVNPILPNGCSDKVPSIEKPPMFAFCLKPRGLEVPNKGSKPRSQRKISVSGQSNHALGDHEGCHSFGRRSNGFLFGDEKVLYPVHNYESLEDSPLSQASPRVFSPRDVGSMGYFSMGSDGFNKKYHQKLQRSKSKKFGNFLSSNDAQMMASYSQRLMGKRNGIRQWNMGFSEWQSQRHSFSDGFQRHGPEQLDNSDIDEFRLRDASSAAQQALNMAKFKRERAQRLLFRADLAIHKAVVALMTAEAIKESSEDLNGDG